In Deinococcus sp. QL22, the following are encoded in one genomic region:
- a CDS encoding transposase, whose amino-acid sequence MHTPPTHHVIRINRQAYPQVLNAVKQGDLQPTDEDLQVMDQGQVYRPTALLLTDQILVHDRLLQLGTLLIHSECHRLPEQEYTTLLTASHGVYRQYPAAHGLLTALLAPMTPEREAIWWERVRTAVEQGRALVHRVDLVDDIWTPTTWLRDRTRLIQQGAEWFLVLYFSQPQRRVQPIGRAVAGVDIGLHPLATAVVGKRPGVTYDVHWPTECPGDSPEVRAFAQILEYAAARAALEAFTLPLLTLTGTLVLERLDYAQFQGDFPDAARRHAVADWHMSWAPQRAFNRGIKVVRVSPAHTSTGCSQCRTYVEGTRQGRTFHCPYGHRLDAHANAARNLVRRYWGQRRRAQSRRTV is encoded by the coding sequence ATGCATACACCACCCACCCACCACGTTATTCGCATCAACCGACAGGCCTACCCGCAGGTCCTCAATGCAGTCAAGCAGGGTGACCTGCAACCCACCGACGAGGACCTGCAGGTCATGGATCAGGGCCAGGTCTACCGGCCCACTGCCCTTCTGCTGACGGATCAGATCCTCGTGCACGATCGCCTGCTGCAACTGGGCACCCTGCTGATTCACAGCGAGTGCCACCGCCTCCCCGAACAGGAGTACACGACGCTGCTCACAGCGTCTCACGGGGTCTACCGGCAGTACCCAGCTGCCCATGGGTTGCTGACGGCCCTGCTGGCGCCTATGACGCCTGAGCGCGAAGCCATCTGGTGGGAACGGGTGCGCACCGCGGTGGAGCAGGGCCGTGCGCTGGTTCACCGTGTGGATCTGGTGGATGACATCTGGACGCCGACGACCTGGCTGCGTGACCGCACCCGGTTGATCCAGCAGGGTGCGGAGTGGTTCCTCGTGCTCTATTTTTCTCAGCCCCAGCGCCGGGTGCAGCCGATTGGTCGCGCCGTGGCGGGCGTGGACATCGGCCTGCATCCGCTGGCGACCGCTGTGGTGGGGAAACGCCCGGGCGTCACGTACGACGTGCACTGGCCCACCGAATGCCCAGGGGATTCGCCCGAGGTGCGGGCTTTTGCCCAGATTCTGGAATACGCGGCCGCGCGCGCCGCGCTTGAGGCGTTCACGCTGCCCCTGTTGACGTTGACGGGCACCCTGGTGCTGGAGCGCCTCGACTATGCCCAGTTCCAGGGAGATTTCCCGGACGCCGCCCGGCGGCATGCGGTCGCAGACTGGCATATGTCGTGGGCACCGCAGCGCGCTTTCAACCGCGGGATAAAGGTCGTGCGCGTGTCGCCGGCACATACCAGCACCGGCTGCAGCCAGTGCCGCACTTACGTTGAGGGCACCCGTCAAGGGCGGACTTTTCACTGCCCCTATGGCCACCGTCTGGACGCCCATGCGAACGCCGCGCGCAATCTGGTGCGCCGCTATTGGGGCCAGCGCCGCCGCGCCCAAAGCAGGCGGACCGTGTGA